GCGTCGTCGGCTCGGCCGCGGATGTTGCGGCGATCGTGAACGGCGGCCTCGTCCGCCGCGGCGAAACGGTCATCATCACTGACGCCGGCGGCTCCTACACGTTCCGGCTCACCGGCATCAGCAGCAAGGGTAAATGCCAGTGGGAGCCGATGATCGTGCTCGGGCCGCGCAAAGCGCCCTCCACCGTCACCGTCACGTTCTGACGCGACATCGGTCCCTGATATCCTGCGCATGTTGTTTCACGTTTTTCATCATGCTACTCTCCAACTCCGACGCCCGGAGTGCAAATCATGGCCGACAGCCCGGAAGAGAACGCCAGACGCGACATCGATGCCGACCTCACGGCGGCTGGCTGGCAGGTACAAAGCCGGGAAGAACTGGATCTTACCGCAGGCCGTGGCGTTGCCGTTCGAGAATTTCCAATGAAGGCGGGTTTCGGCTTTGCCGACTATCTGCTCTATCTGGACCGAAAGGCCGCTGGCGCCATTGAGGCCAAGGCCGAGGGTACGCTGGCCGGCGTTGAGGCTCAGTCTGCGAAGTACGCCGCCGGTCTGCCCGACAATCTCCCTGCTCACCGGCGCCCTTTGCCGTTCCTGTTCGAATCAAATGGGTCCGTCACCTATTTTACGAACGGCCTCGACCCAACGCCCAGGAGCCGCCAACTCTTCAACTTCCCTCGCCCGGATGCCGTAGCCGAACTTCTGGCCCAGTCGACACAGCTTCGCGGGCGACTGAAGACGCTGCCCGCCCTCGATGAAACGCGGCTCTGGAAAGTGCAGGGGCAGGCTATCCGCAATCTTGAGGCGTCGTTTGCCCGGGCGGATCAACGTGCGCTCATCCAGATGGCGACGGGGTCGGGCAAGACGTTTACCGCCGTCAATGTCTGCTATCGCCTGCTGAAGTTTGGGGGTGCGAAACGAATTCTCTTTCTCGTCGACCGGGGCAACCTGGGCAAACAGGGCGAAGATGAATTCACGGATTTTGAACCGCCTGACGATCCGCGGAAGTTTCCGGCCTTGTACACCGTGCAACGTCTCAAATCGAACGCGATCAATCCCGCCTCGAAAGTCGTCATCACGACCATTCAGCGTCTCTACTCCATGTTGAAGGGCGAGCCGGAATTCGACGCGAGCAACGAGGAAGGATCAGGCTTCGACACCGCGAAGCCGTGGCAGGGCGCGCCGCCGGACGTCGTTTACAACGCGGGCATTCCCCCCGAATTCTTCGACTTCATCATCGTGGATGAGTGCCATCGCTCGATCTACGAACTGTGGAGCCAGGTGCTCCTCTACTTTGATGCCTTCCTGATCGGCCTGACAGCCACCCCGGCCGGAAAGACCATCGGGTTTTTCAATCAGAACCTCGTCATGCAATACGGTCACGACCAGGCGGTTGTCGATGGCGTGAACGTCGGGTTCGATGTCTACCGCATCCGGACCAAGGTGACCGAAAGCGGCGCAACGATTCTAGCCGGACCCACGGGCGTTTACGTGGACAAGCGCCACAAACTCACGCGCGCCGAACGGCTGGAACTGCTCAAGCGAGACATGACCTATACGTCCTCGGAACTGGACCGCGACGTCGTCAACGAGAGCCAGATCCGGACCGTGCTCATGGAGTTCCGCGACAAGGTACTGCCCGACGCATTCCCCGGCCGCAAGGAAGTGCCCAAGACGCTGATTTTCGCGAAGGACGATTCCCATGCGGACGATATTGTCCGCATCGCGAGAGATGTCTTCGCGGAGGGCAACGACTTTTGCCAAAAGATCACCTACCGCACCGGCTTCACCAAGGTGACGAAGAAGGTGAAGAACGATGACGGGACTGAGTCGGATGTAACGGAGTGGGTGAAGACGTCCTCCCTCACGCCGGACGAAATCCTCGCCAACTTCCGGAACAGCTTCTACCCGCGGATCGCCGTGACGGTGGACATGATCTCCACCGGCACGGATGTGAAGCCGATCGAGTGCGTTTTCTTCATGCGCAACGTCAAGTCGGCCGGTTTTTTCGAACAGATGAAGGGCCGCGGCGTGCGCGTGATTTCACCCGACAAGCTGCGCACGGTCACGCCCAGCGCGGAGGTCAAAGACAGGTTCATCATCGTCGACGCCGTAGGTGTCTGCGAACAGGACAAGACCGACTCGCAGACATTGAACCGCCAACCGTCGGCAACGCTGGAGGAACTGCTGAATTACGTCGCGCAGGGCGGCGTCGATTCCGAAGCGCTCACGACGCTCGCGGGCCGGCTCGCCCGTCTACAGCGCGAATTCAGCCGCGACCAGCTTGCCGAGCTGAAGGACCTGGCAGGCGGCAAGTCGCTAAGCGAGCTCTCTCACAACCTGCTCAAGGCCTGCGATCCTGATGCCCAACGCGAGACACCGGCCGAACAGCTCCAGCAGGAAGCGGTCACCCCTTTTCTCAAGGCCGCGTTTCGACGGCGCATCCTGCAGATCCGGAAGCAGAACGAACAGACGATGGACCGGCACACGATCGACGAAGTGCTGTATTCCGGATTCGACGCGGCGTCGCTGGACAAGGCGCGGACCAAGGTCAGCGACTTCAAGAGGTGGATCAAGGAACACAAGGACGAGTTGGCGGCGCTGCAGGCCATCTATGCGGGCACGCGGCCGCTGAAGATGGCGCTCAAGGATCTGAAGCAGTTGCGCGACGCCCTCGCCGCGCCGCCGCTCGCCGTGACACCCCTCCAGCTCTGGCGCGCTTTCGAAGCCACCGAACGCATCGCCGCCGAAGCGGGGGCCCCGAAGCGCGGCGGCGATCTGCTGACTGACCTCGTCCAGATCGTGCGACATGCCATCGAACCAGGCGCGGCGCCGCTGAAATCCTACGCCGAAGACGTGCGCCGGAACCTCGCGTACTGGAAAGCGGAGAAGCGCCGGACCGGCGCGACCTTCACGAACGAACAGGAAGAGTGGCTCGACCGCATCGCCGAACACATCGCCACCAGCCTCGCGATCCAGGCCGACGACTTCGAAACCGGCTGGTTCAGCCAGCACGGCAGCCTGGGCCGCGCCCACCAGCTCTTCGGCGACAAGCTTCCCTCGCTCCTGGCCGAATTGAATGAGAGATTGGCGGCGTGAGCGCCCCCGCTAGTCAAATCCCTTCTGGATGGTGCCCAACAGTGCTGGCATCAATCGTTGAGCCGCGCAGCGGCAAGATAGATCCCCAATGCACACCCGATGCAAAGTTTATCGGCATGGAACACGTTGAACCGCACACCATGCGCCTGCTTGGCACGGCCCCCGCCGAGTCTATGAAGAGCGGCGCGAATCTATTTAAGCCACAAGATGTGTTGTATGGCCGGATGCGGTCTTACCTGAACAAGGTGTATCAGCCTGATTTCTCG
The nucleotide sequence above comes from Candidatus Hydrogenedentota bacterium. Encoded proteins:
- a CDS encoding DEAD/DEAH box helicase family protein; amino-acid sequence: MADSPEENARRDIDADLTAAGWQVQSREELDLTAGRGVAVREFPMKAGFGFADYLLYLDRKAAGAIEAKAEGTLAGVEAQSAKYAAGLPDNLPAHRRPLPFLFESNGSVTYFTNGLDPTPRSRQLFNFPRPDAVAELLAQSTQLRGRLKTLPALDETRLWKVQGQAIRNLEASFARADQRALIQMATGSGKTFTAVNVCYRLLKFGGAKRILFLVDRGNLGKQGEDEFTDFEPPDDPRKFPALYTVQRLKSNAINPASKVVITTIQRLYSMLKGEPEFDASNEEGSGFDTAKPWQGAPPDVVYNAGIPPEFFDFIIVDECHRSIYELWSQVLLYFDAFLIGLTATPAGKTIGFFNQNLVMQYGHDQAVVDGVNVGFDVYRIRTKVTESGATILAGPTGVYVDKRHKLTRAERLELLKRDMTYTSSELDRDVVNESQIRTVLMEFRDKVLPDAFPGRKEVPKTLIFAKDDSHADDIVRIARDVFAEGNDFCQKITYRTGFTKVTKKVKNDDGTESDVTEWVKTSSLTPDEILANFRNSFYPRIAVTVDMISTGTDVKPIECVFFMRNVKSAGFFEQMKGRGVRVISPDKLRTVTPSAEVKDRFIIVDAVGVCEQDKTDSQTLNRQPSATLEELLNYVAQGGVDSEALTTLAGRLARLQREFSRDQLAELKDLAGGKSLSELSHNLLKACDPDAQRETPAEQLQQEAVTPFLKAAFRRRILQIRKQNEQTMDRHTIDEVLYSGFDAASLDKARTKVSDFKRWIKEHKDELAALQAIYAGTRPLKMALKDLKQLRDALAAPPLAVTPLQLWRAFEATERIAAEAGAPKRGGDLLTDLVQIVRHAIEPGAAPLKSYAEDVRRNLAYWKAEKRRTGATFTNEQEEWLDRIAEHIATSLAIQADDFETGWFSQHGSLGRAHQLFGDKLPSLLAELNERLAA